From Hylaeus volcanicus isolate JK05 chromosome 2, UHH_iyHylVolc1.0_haploid, whole genome shotgun sequence, the proteins below share one genomic window:
- the LOC128884981 gene encoding alpha-tocopherol transfer protein-like produces the protein MGANDWVTEEDNYECPLSEETQLLAKEELREDKNTRDQALEQIRNWIKLNPRIQNCRLDAQFLLRFLRCKKFNVPMAEEAIERYLLLRQVYHPAFNQLDPTEQTMEELLSLGYLFAVPGRDAKGRRVVIARPGVFDPHKYTNADMCRIHAITYETLMEDEENQVRGFVHFADGAGVSFPHLTLFTPKEAVRIVKNGERTIPMRHKEVHAINTHPSVKFALDFGMSLISEKIKKRVKIYTSLEDAINQKMDTSMLPKEYGGTMPMKEMIALWRKELMEMAPILMSHDKMRVSLELYSEKAREGAVSALKQGFGCSDIGSSDSTMYGISGSFRKLEVD, from the exons ATGGGGGCAAACGATTGGGTAACCGAGGAGGACAACTACGAGTGTCCCCTTTCGGAGGAAACGCAGCTTTTGGCCAAAGAGGAACTTAGGGAAGACAAAAATACGCGAGACCAAGCTCTCGAACAGATACGTAATTGGATCAAATTGAATCCGCGTATACAAAACTGTCGTCTTG ACGCGCAATTTTTGCTGAGATTCTTGAGATGTAAAAAGTTTAACGTACCGATGGCGGAGGAAGCTATCGAGAGATACTTGCTGCTCCGACAAGTTTATCACCCAGCTTTCAATCAATTGGACCCAACGGAACAAACGATGGAAGAACTGCTGTCTTTGGG ATATCTGTTCGCCGTACCCGGACGCGACGCAAAAGGCCGCCGTGTTGTAATCGCCAGACCAG GTGTTTTCGATCCTCACAAGTACACGAATGCCGACATGTGCAGAATCCACGCGATCACTTACGAGACTTTAATGGAGGACGAGGAAAATCAAGTGCGAGGTTTCGTTCACTTCGCCGACGGGGCTGGCGTCAGTTTTCCACACTTGACGCTTTTCACTCCGAAGGAGGCTGTCCGCATCGTCAAGAACGGCGAG cgAACTATACCGATGCGGCACAAGGAGGTTCACGCGATCAATACTCATCCTTCCGTGAAATTTGCTCTCGATTTCGGCATGTCGTTGATCTCTGAGAAGATTAAAAAGCGAGTCAAGATTTACACGAGTCTCGAAGACGCTATCAATCAGAAAATGGACACGAGCATGCTACCAAAGGAATACGGCGGCACGATGCCTATGAAAGAAATGATCG CACTTTGGAGAAAGGAGCTGATGGAAATGGCGCCGATATTGATGAGTCACGACAAAATGAGAGTGTCCTTGGAGTTGTACTCGGAAAAAGCTCGAGAAGGTGCGGTGTCAGCCTTGAAGCAAGGTTTCGGTTGCTCGGATATTGGCTCCAGCGACTCTACCATGTACGGGATCAGCGGTTCGTTCAGAAAGCTCGAAGTGGATTGA
- the LOC128884978 gene encoding putative serine protease K12H4.7, translated as MILLSTLLTLCLTIRLGDGVGFHGFHFRGLEEPQSTLFSADNVQEKWITQPLDHFNARDNRTWSMRYYLNSAFFKKNGPILIMIGGEWEINKGFLTAGQMFEIGRTHNAMMYYTEHRYYGKSKPTLDITSANLQYLSVDQALADLAYFIECKKRDPRFQNSKVIVFGGSYAGSMATWARLKYPHLIYGALASSAPVYAKADFYEYYEVVTESLRKHSQKCVDDTKAAFDEVEKLLSTKRGAETLKSSLNLCSAPNIDSPSDLSYFMNFLAETFGGIVQYNSVVNGKSEIAACCSSMTSQNLGTPLQRLARLVSGQDKCLDLNYEMFVKYYANSEYNDVMRQWYYQTCSEYGYFQTTNSTKSIFGTLFPVNFYTTMCTDLYGSYYNKNFLNQRIRRTNIMYGGLKPDLRNVIFTNGDVDPWHALSVLRDLNKFSPAILIKGSSHCQDLYTDSDTSNKNLVNARENVRKLIGEWITSK; from the exons ATGATCCTTTTAAGTACTCTACTGACGTTGTGCCTTACCATTCGCCTTGGCGATGGGGTTGGTTTCCATGGATTTCATTTTCGAGGTTTAGAGGAACCGCAATCAACGTTGTTCAGCGCGGATAATGTACAAGAAAAATGGATTACGCAACCTCTCGACCACTTCAACGCACGCGACAATCGTACTTGGTCAATG CGCTATTATCTAAATTCAgcctttttcaaaaaaaatggACCAATTTTGATTATGATCGGAGGGGAATGGGAAATAAACAAAGGTTTCTTAACGGCTGGTCAAATGTTCGAAATCGGCCGTACTCACAACGCGATGATGTATTATACCGAGCATCGTTACTATGGCAAAAGTAAACCGACCCT AGATATTACTTCAGCTAACTTACAGTACTTGAGCGTTGATCAAGCATTGGCCGATTTAGCATACTTCATCGAATGTAAGAAGAGAGATCCTAGATTCCAAAATAGTAAAGTCATCGTCTTTGGAGGATCTTACGCTGGAAGCATGGCTACCTGGGCTAGACTTAAATACCCCCATCTCATTTAC GGTGCATTGGCTAGTAGCGCTCCAGTTTACGCAAAGGCTGATTTTTACG AGTATTACGAAGTCGTGACCGAGAGTCTTCGCAAACACAGTCAGAAATGCGTGGATGACACCAAAGCCGCATTCGACGAGGTCGAAAAATTGCTGTCAACCAAGAGGGGGGCGGAGACGTTGAAATCTTCCTTGAA ttTATGCTCCGCACCGAATATAGACTCTCCGAGCGACCTTAGTTACTTTATGAACTTTTTGGCAGAG ACGTTTGGTGGTATCGTTCAATATAATTCAGTGGTGAACGGTAAATCGGAAATCGCTGCGTGCTGCTCGAGCATGACTTCACAGAACCTGGGTACTCCTCTGCAGAGATTGGCGCGTCTCGTATCGGGACAAGACAAATGTTTGGATCTTAATTACGAGATGTTTGTCAAGTATTACGCTAACAGCGAATACAACGATGTCA TGAGACAATGGTACTATCAAACGTGCAGCGAGTACGGCTATTTCCAAACGACGAACTCGACAAAATCCATTTTCGGAACTCTCTTTCCAGTGAATTTTTACACGACTATGTGTACCGACTTATACGGCAGTTA CTACAACAAGAATTTCCTAAACCAAAGAATTAGGAGAACAAACATAATGTACGGAGGTTTGAAACCAGATTTACGAAATGTAATCTTCACCAACGGAGACGTCGATCCCTGGCACGCGCTTTCTGTTCTTCgagatttaaacaaattctcgCCCGCGATACTTATCAAAG GATCGTCGCACTGCCAGGATCTGTACACGGACAGTGACACGAGCAACAAAAATCTCGTTAATGCCAGGGAAAACGTGCGTAAACTCATCGGCGAATGGATCACTTCCAAGTAA
- the LOC128872295 gene encoding U2 small nuclear ribonucleoprotein auxiliary factor 35 kDa subunit-related protein 1: MEGCCSTKKSHKEWRRTAKKERRRRLRRKAAAEREADAERLRAALEKSANYLKWIEDREIAEKEKEKKEEEERDEREKLWLEEEVKAQKEWQVLQERKQKARQQQLEQEMKIREEFETKQEAIRKKQEEEKRKREEEIRKREELLKEIDDYIDNGIKTPEALREVINSQPGKELCPFFTKTGACRYGDTCSRNHRRVCLSKVILVPGFYTHFSLEKNSAEYDTDVALEFESSETRQHFREFYNDVVPELESFGRIKTLKYCCNTEVHLRGNLYVEYYTEREAARAMRKLKGRWYAGRQLNCEFANLKSWRSAVCGMAKCPKGRACNFLHTFKNPHDEYDIKSPPRWAKQLASSSQEATTARRSDHRNKSKWEDGSDAEDGKDWRWSESPEPEPHSRTRNSEKRHRRSDETESRQRSARDKRYDQSTKDTLSDNAETPVKRRRSSSRKHFEDENDDEISNGRESSRRHYKKYQRRREEEDNYDESKSSRHSRRRYSKSGDKAHRSKARRYPSRYSKREKEDREKVRHKSKNQREFSDDSSRRKSKKSSEVSNIEESDYLKNVRDVKSKWDKENSDEISVNSTDSSDTDNSSTEEKKGSLRLSKKTSTEYSDDEWATTDSESDEKVKEK; encoded by the exons ATGGAAGGCTGTTGCTCGACGAAGAAAAGCCATAAAGAGTGGCGACGGACAGCGAAAAAGGAACGTCGCAGACGTCTGCGTCGCAAGGCGGCCGCTGAGCGGGAAGCGGATGCCGAACGGCTGAGGGCAGCACTAGAGAAAAGCGCCAACTATTTAAAATGGATCGAAGACCGCGAAATCGccgagaaagaaaaggagaagaaagaggaggaggagcGCGATGAACGGGAGAAACTTTGGCTGGAAGAAGag GTAAAAGCGCAAAAGGAATGGCAAGTCCTGCAGGAACGAAAGCAGAAAGCCCGACAGCAACAACTGGAGCAAGAGATGAAAATTCGGGAGGAATTCGAGACGAAACAGGAAGCGATTCGCAAGAAGCAGgaggaagagaaacgaaagagagaggaGGAAATTAGAAAGCGGGAAGAGCTGTTGAAGGAGATCGATGATTACATCGATAATGGGATCAAGACTCCGGAAGCTCTGCGCGAAGTCATCAACAGTCAGCCTGGAAAAGAACTTTGTCCCTTTTTCACAAAAACTGGTGCTTGCAG GTACGGCGATACTTGCTCGAGGAATCATCGAAGGGTATGTTTGAGCAAAGTGATACTAGTTCCTGGATTTTACACGCATTTCTCCCTGGAAAAGAATTCCGCGGAGTACGACACGGACGTGGCCCTCGAGTTCGAGAGTTCGGAGACGCGGCAACACTTTCGCGAGTTCTATAATGACGTCGTACCGGAACTCGAATCCTTCGGAAGGATAAAAACGCTCAAGTACTGTTGCAATACCGAGGTTCATTTGCGGGGTAATCTGTACGTCGAATACTATACCGAGAGAGAGGCGGCTAGAGCGATGAGAAAGTTGAAAGGTCGCTGGTACGCTGGTCGGCAGCTTAATTGCGAATTTGCCAACCTCAAGTCCTGGAGGAGCGCTGTCTGCGGAATGGCCAAGTGCCCGAAAGGAAGAGCCTGCAATTTTTTGCATACCTTTAAAAATCCGCACGACGAATACGATATCAAAAGTCCACCCAGGTGGGCTAAGCAGTTGGCCTCGTCCTCCCAAGAAGCTACCACTGCCAGAAGAAGCGACCACAG aaataaatccAAATGGGAGGACGGCAGCGATGCTGAAGATGGGAAAGACTGGAGATGGTCCGAGTCCCCCGAACCCGAGCCTCATTCGCGTACGAGGAACTCCGAGAAACGGCATCGTCGATCCGACGAGACCGAGTCTCGGCAGAGATCAGCACGCGATAAACGATACGATCAATCAACCAAAGATACGCTCAGCGATAACGCAGAAACACCCGTGAAACGCCGACGGTCGAGCTCTAGAAAACATTTCGAAGATGAAAATGACGACGAAATTTCGAACGGCCGCGAATCTTCTAGGAGgcattacaaaaaatatcaaagaaggagagaagaagaagacaacTACGATGAGTCGAAGTCGTCGAGGCATTCTCGCAGAAGATACTCCAAAAGCGGCGACAAAGCTCATCGTTCGAAGGCTCGTAGGTATCCGAGTAGATACTccaagagagagaaagaggatcGCGAGAAAGTTAGACACAAGTCGAAAAATCAGCGCGAATTTTCCGATGACTCTTCGAGAAGGAAGTCTAAGAAGAGCTCCGAAGTATCGAACATCGAAGAAAGCGACTACTTGAAAAACGTACGAGACGTAAAGTCGAAATGggataaagaaaattctgaTGAGATCAGCGTTAATAGTACGGACTCTTCCGATACGGATAACTCTAGCACCGAAGAGAAGAAAGGAAGTTTGCGCTTATCGAAGAAAACTTCAACAGAATATTCCGACGACGAATGGGCCACGACGGATTCTGAAAGCGACGAAAAAGTGAAAGAGAAGTAA
- the LOC128872302 gene encoding dnaJ homolog subfamily C member 22 yields MDETKMIQRNGQTDGKGQKSAKKEKSLFWTYVLWLFGGLVGAHHVYLERDAQAFVYFSTFGGYVGIGWLRDIYRIPSYVADANNDPRFLDDFKHTVRTNRKPPFSTARFAAETAVAYLWAELYRSAIPEDEVFGINFRHLLILTPFVIALGVWTVGNIGREQGSIWVALGSAYLLYPTLPYIGDDTMWIFLMVVVSSLSFDTFSKQWRLKPRKRNSLVRRAIYLGLAVALYLSLIGCYLYFNAVITDSEGEEIKLSEAIQHFLTSPIWLDLKASLEATWNQAMHQGFWATWAQLVDLTDPRGEINAYKVLDLSQTATQTEITSRWRALSRDNHPDKIKGTEEERRRAQEKFMEIQQAYEILSKAKNRRQRRNRKSE; encoded by the exons ATGGACGAAACGAAGATGATCCAAAGAAATGGCCAGACCGATGGAAAGGGCCAAAAATCGgcgaaaaaagagaaatcgtTGTTTTGGACTTACGTACTGTGGCTATTCGGAGGCCTAGTTGGCGCACACCACGTGTACTTGGAACGGGATGCACAGGCATTCGTATACTTCAGCACTTTCGGTGGATACGTGGGCATTGGATGGCTCCGAGATATCTATAGGATTCCTTCGTACGTGGCAGACGCGAACAATGATCCTCGTTTCCTCGATGACTTCAAACACACAGTTCGGACCAATCGCAAG CCACCGTTTTCGACAGCGCGATTCGCTGCCGAAACCGCAGTCGCATATTTATGGGCTGAATTATACCGTAGCGCTATTCCGGAGGACGAGGTCTTCGGCATTAACTTTCGACACCTCTTAATCCTCACGCCTTTCGTCATCGCTTTAG GTGTGTGGACAGTTGGAAATATCGGTAGGGAGCAAGGATCCATATGGGTCGCTCTTGGGTCTGCGTACTTGCTTTATCCAACTCTACCCTACATCGGCGATGACACCATGTGGATATTCCTGATGGTCGTAGTGTCCAGTTTGAGCTTCGATACGTTCAGCAAGCAATGGAGATTGAAACCAAGAAAGAGGAACAGCCTCGTTCGAAGAGCAATTTATTTAGGTTTAGCTGTCGCGTTGTATCTGTCTTTAATTGGTTGCTATCTGTACTTCAACGCAGTTATTACCGACAGCGAGGGCGAAGAGATCAAACTGTCCGAAGCTATTCAGCATTTCCTGACGTCACCTATATGGCTCGACCTTAAG GCTAGCCTCGAGGCAACCTGGAACCAAGCGATGCATCAAGGTTTCTGGGCAACGTGGGCCCAATTGGTCGATCTCACCGATCCCCGGGGTGAAATAAACGCTTACAAA GTTTTAGACCTTTCTCAAACAGCCACGCAAACCGAAATAACATCGCGTTGGAGGGCTCTTTCGAGGGATAACCATCCCGACAAGATAAAAGGCACCGAAGAGGAGAGGCGACGGGCTCAGGAGAAATTCATGGAGATTCAGCAGGCGtatgaaattctttcaaagGCGAAGAATCGTAGACAACGCCGCAACAGAAAGTCGGAATGA
- the LOC128872294 gene encoding uncharacterized protein LOC128872294 yields MESGSTMAKNRGAKLTPGNEITVRKTSLSGGIKHDIGDNALPSTVQRNARQKTRRILEDSWQVNGIQAVRVKCNSSAKGSTCTVNNYSIVASRGELARNNCASRETPAPCIVNKKNRAILDASTSAKRQDSFLKEEFFGKQLPQDATRSNDFRKIQKAIRKSLSAPLHLAEGLSAAEKTGRRPTEEGILKRSSAFFANLTHSANRIVEARANNGSKQEKSCSDGYRSGTGTSAKHSTFKGYFSILSNVSGEHQSLRRSPSIQTLPVERKKKNSARVKKSVSFSSDTSFEEKRAPYRRPAVHDVKVYCKGVLQDRSVLENTIVVKVPPSWETPSEGRSALLRAARDADDTTLHQIATRVRKFGFGDMDVNVVDSSGRTAISYMAGNGASAMLELALSCEGVDPNIPDNEGNTPLHFAAQAGQTECLNILLQRCQDIEVDARNASGFTPLMKAALQGRTKCAKILLFAGANPTLRDHGRGLRAEQWARFCGRYVCAEVIERFARHRLLERSTSCRWGSEPELAAKVLQGKLIPIPTTPLSPPSMGLKSKIRRVFRTTSGPDRNYSLVSQLTSAALCVSSPALPKASEVPPVVKSLLRPLSVPQLRVTLVSSHDFLEQSKDKYVNFTEKIENTVVKPSRSKKKTK; encoded by the exons ATGGAGTCTGGATCGACGATGGCGAAGAATCGAGGGGCCAAGCTGACACCTGGAAACGAGATCACCGTCAGGAAGACGTCTTTATCCGGTGGAATCAAACACGACATCGGAGACAACGCGCTTCCATCGACTGTCCAACGAAATGCTCGCCAA AAAACTCGGCGGATTCTCGAAGACAGCTGGCAGGTAAACGGTATCCAGGCTGTGCGCGTAAAGTGCAACTCCTCGGCAAAGGGCAGTACCTGCACGGTGAACAACTACAGCATCGTTGCCTCTAGGGGAGAGCTTGCTCGAAATAACTGCGCGTCGCGAGAGACGCCGGCGCCGTGCATCGTTAACAAGAAGAACAGAGCGATCCTCGACGCGAGCACCAGCGCCAAACGCCAGGATAGCTTTCTCAAAGAAGAGTTCTTCGGTAAACAGCTCCCCCAGGACGCCACAAGATCGAACGACTTCAGGAAGATTCAGAAAGCCATTCGAAAGTCGTTATCCGCTCCCCTACATCTCGCGGAAG GACTTTCGGCAGCGGAGAAGACGGGACGAAGGCCGACCGAGGAAGGTATTCTGAAAAGGTCCTCTGCTTTCTTTGCGAATCTCACCCATTCCGCGAATAGAATCGTAGAGGCGCGAGCAAACAACGGttcgaaacaagaaaaatcttGTTCGGATGGTTATCGTTCCGGAACCGGTACCTCGGCCAAACACTCAACTTTTAAGGGATACTTTTCGATCCTGAGTAACGTCTCCGGTGAACACCAGTCTCTTCGACGTTCGCCGAGCATTCAAACGCTACCAGTTgaacggaaaaagaaaaacagtgcCCGCGTGAAGAAATCTGTGTCCTTCAGTTCGGATACGAGCTTCGAAGAAAAACGCGCGCCTTACAGAAGACCAGCCGTTCACGACGTCAAGGTTTATTGCAAGGGTGTCTTGCAAG ATCGCAGCGTGCTCGAGAATACGATCGTCGTAAAAGTGCCACCGTCGTGGGAAACACCCTCCGAGGGCCGATCGGCCCTCCTGAGGGCAGCCAGGGATGCAGACGACACGACCCTCCATCAAATCGCCACTCGCGTACGAAAATTCGGATTCGGGGATATGGACGTGAACGTGGTCGATAGCAGTGGCAGA ACCGCCATAAGCTACATGGCTGGGAATGGTGCCTCGGCGATGTTGGAGCTGGCTCTGTCGTGCGAGGGTGTGGATCCGAATATTCCCGACAACGAGGGCAACACGCCTCTACATTTTGCCGCGCAGGCCG GCCAAACAGAGTGCCTGAACATTCTCCTCCAAAGGTGTCAGGACATCGAGGTGGACGCTAGGAACGCATCAGGCTTCACTCCGTTGATGAAGGCTGCTCTTCAAGGGAGGACCAAGTGCgcgaaaattttgttattcgcTG GTGCGAATCCAACTTTGAGAGATCACGGAAGAGGATTACGAGCGGAACAGTGGGCCAGATTCTGCGGAAGATACGTTTGCGCTGAAGTGATCGAGAGGTTCGCCAGGCATCGGCTTCTGGAAAGGTCGACGTCGTGCAGATGGGGTAGCGAACCCGAACTAGCGGCAAAAGTACTTCAAGGAAAA TTGATACCCATACCCACGACTCCGTTGTCACCGCCGTCTATGGGATTAAAATCAAAGATAAGAAGAGTTTTCCGTACAACCTCTGGACCAGATCGAAATTACTCGTTGGTTTCGCAACTGACCAGCGCTGCTCTTTGCGTGAGCAGTCCCGCTTTACCGAAAGCCAGCGAAGTTCCTCCAGTGGTTAAAAGTCTCCTTCGACCGCTGAGCGTTCCACAGCTGAG AGTGACACTGGTATCGTCGCACGACTTTCTCGAGCAATCGAAGGACAAGTATGTAAATTTCACGGAGAAAATCGAGAACACGGTGGTAAAACCGTCGCGATCGAAGAAGAAGACCAAATAG